One window of the Tachypleus tridentatus isolate NWPU-2018 chromosome 10, ASM421037v1, whole genome shotgun sequence genome contains the following:
- the LOC143228389 gene encoding protein FAM200C-like encodes MRPSQLKKQQHLDTSHSEKKDKHLDLFKNLGDNFERRAMLKQMFTQTSQKLDKGLVSSYKISKVTAKTENAHNIDNDAFLVAYVRFWNGNGLMEEMFARRIRTDTMGLSIFEEVKSYLSENNIPMENITACATDGAVFIVGRYRGFISHLTRVIPSVFTIHCVIHRKHLVTKNLGGRLSLSFSVVIKAVNFIKSHDL; translated from the exons ATGAGGCCAAGccaattgaaaaaacaacaacatctggATACTTCGCATTCAGAGAAGAAAGATAAACACTTGGATTTATTCAAAAACCTTGGAGATAATTTCGAGAGAAGAGCAATGTTGAAACAAATGTTCACTCAAACGTCACAGAAATTAGACAAGGGTCTTGTTTCATcatataaaattagtaaagtGACTGCTAAAACTGAAAATGCTCACAACATTG ATAACGACGCTTTTCTCGTGGCTTATGTGAGATTCTGGAACGGAAATGGACTGATGGAAGAGATGTTTGCCAGAAGGATTAGAACGGACACTATGGGGCTGTCTATTTTTGAAGAAGTCAAAAGTTACTTAAGCGAGAACAACATTCCAATGGAGAATATAACAGCTTGTGCAACTGATGGTGCCGTTTTTATAGTTGGTCGATACAGAGGGTTCATCTCTCATCTAACGAGAGTTATACCTTCTGTCTTTACCATTCATTGCGTCATTCACAGGAAACACCTAGTTACTAAAAACTTAGGCGGACGTCTCAGTCTTTCGTTTTCAGTTGTCATAAAGGCTGTAAACTTCATCAAGTCCCATGACCTTTAG